The DNA sequence GACGTTCTTCGTCCTTCCCGTTCTGTTCTTACTCGGCTTGGCGCTCATCCCGATCGGATCGTGGCGCTATCGGCGGCGTGTGGCGCGCGGCAAGGAGGGAGCTCCTCTGTTCCCGAGCTACGACCTGAATCTGCCCAGCGTCCGGACGCGCCTCATGCTGCTCGGCGTTCTCACGCTCACGAACATGGTGGTTCTGGGCGTCGCATCGTACAAAGGGATCGAGCACATGGACTCGGTCGAGTTCTGCGGCGCGACCTGCCACCCTGTGATGAAGCCGGAGTACACGGTCTATCAGGGCTCGCCGCACGCCCGCGTCCGCTGCGTCGACTGCCACATCGGGCCCGGGGCTTCGTGGTTCGTGCAGAGCAAGCTCTCGGGAAGCCGCCAGGTGCTGGTCCAGCTGGCGGGAACCTGGCCGCGGCCCGTCGAGACCCCCGTCGAGAACCTCCGTCCCTCCCGTGAGACCTGCGAGCAGTGTCACTGGCCCGAGAAGTTCCATGGCGATCGGCTCTTCGTGCGCACGCACTTTCAGGAGGACGAGGCGAACACCGCGCTGCAGACGGTGATGCTTCTGAAAGTGGGCGGCGGCCAACCGGAGTCGGGTTTCGCGCGCGGCATCCACTGGCATGTCCAGAACGCGGTCTACTACCGTTCGGACCCGGAGCGGGAGCACATCCCCTGGGTGCGCGTCGAGCGGCTCGATGGGAGCGTGACGGAGTTCACGCAGGGCGAGATTCCCGACAGTATCGCCTCGCGCCCTCCGCGCAGGATGGACTGCGTCGACTGCCACAACCGCCCGACGCACATCTTTCGGATGCCGGCGCGCGCGCTCGACGAAGCGATGGGGGCCGGCGTGTTGCCGCGCGATCTACCCTACCTGCGGCGGGAGGGGCACGCGGCTCTGACGGCCGACTATGCGGATGAGGATGCGGCGCGGGAGGGGATTGAGCGGCGCATCAGGGGTTTCTATCAGAGCGAGTACCCCGACCTGGCCGCCTCCGGAGACGGGCGCGTCGAGGCAGCCATCCGCGGAGTGCAAGCGATCTGGTCCCGCTATGTCTTTCCGGAGATGAAGGTCGGCTGGGGGACCTATCCCGATCACATCGGGCACCAGGACTTCGTGGGTTGTTTCCGATGCCACGACGACGCGCACGTCTCAAACGACGGCACGGTCATCTCCCAGGATTGCGCAACATGCCACATCCTCCTCGCCGTGGAGGAGGAGACGCCGGCGGTCCTGCAGACGCTCTTTCCCGGGGAGTAGCCGCAGGCGGCAGAAGCGCGGGAGGCGAAAGTGCGGGGTCGAAGCATGAGACGGGCGACGGCGGTCATGATCCTCTCAGGCGCGTTGCTTGGGGGCGCGGGGGCGCGAGGACTCGCTCAAGCGCCGAGCGACGATGACTGCCTCGGCTGCCACGATCCCAGCGCGGGACCCTGGGGGAGCATCGTCGACAGCCTTGCCGCCGGCGCGCACGCCGGCTTCGGGTGCGTCGACTGCCACACGGGCATCACGGAGATCCCGCACGCGGAGGAGCTGCCGCAGCCGGAGTGCGGCTCCTGCCATGGCGATGTCACGGAGATGTACCGCCAGCATGGCAAGGGACGGGTGGGGGAGTCCGAGCACATCCCCGACTGCGCCGACTGCCACGGCGCGCACCGCATCCTGTCGGCGCGGGACAGGGCTTCATCGGTCAATGCGATGAATCTCCCGGCGACCTGTGGTCGCTGCCATGAAGACTCGACGCTGATCGCCAATCTGCGCATCAAGTTCAAGCACCCCATCCGTGTCTACACCGGGAGCATCCACGGCAAGGCGACGGCGGGGGGAGTCCACCAGGCCGCGAGCTGCAACGACTGCCACGCGACCGATGCCGACGCCCACATGATCCTGCCGCCCGGGGACTCCCGCTCCACCATCAACCACTTCAACATCCCGCGCACTTGCGGGCGCTGCCACACGAACATCGAGCAGGACTTCTGGGAGGGGATCCACGGGGAGTTGACAGCGGACGGCCAGACCGACGCTCCCACCTGCACCCATTGCCACGGGGAGCATGGCATCCTGGCCGTCGCAGATCCCCGCTCGCCGGTCAGCCCCTATCGGCTCGCGGAGGCGACCTGCTCGCCCTGCCATGAGTCGGCGGCGCTCAACGAGAAGTACGACCTCCCAACAGGGCGGCTCCAGTCGTTCATCGACTCCTATCACGGGCTGAAGAGCCAGGCCGGTGACAAGATGGTGGCCAACTGCGCCTCCTGTCACGGCGCCCACAGGATCCTGCCCTCCAGCGATCCGACCTCCTCGATCAATCCCGGGAATCTCGTGACGACTTGCGGAGGTTGCCATCCCAACATCTCCTCGAGCATCGCGACGATTCCGATACACGCGCGGACGGGCGGCCTCTATAGCGGCTGGCCGCGCTTCTTCCAGATCCTCTACACGGTCATGATCGCCGGGATCATCGGCGCGATGGTGCTCCACTGGCTCATCGACCTGTTCCGCCAGATCAGGAACGTGATGCGCGAGAAGCAGGTCAGAAGGATGGAGTCGGACGAGGTCATCCAGCACGCCTTGCTGGCGGTCGCCTTCACGGTCCTGGTCGTCACCGGATTCTCGCTACGGTTCCATGACGCCTGGTGGAGCACGATGCTCTTCGGGCGGGAGGGCGGCTACTCCCTGCGGGGCGTGATCCATCGCGGGGCCGGGATCGCCCTGCTCTTCGGCTCGATCTGGCACGTGCTGTTCCTCCTCACCCAGAGGGGACGCGCGTTCCTGCGCGACATGTGGCCTCGCAAGGCCGACTTCCAGGACTTCTACCGGATGATCCGCTACAACCTTGGCCGGAGCGAGCGGCATCCCGTCATGGGCCGGTTCACCTATGTCGAGAAGGCCGAGTACTGGGCCCTTGTGTGGGGCACGGCCGTGATGGGGATCACCGGCCTGTTCCTCTGGTTCGACAACGCCGCGGCGAGGATCTTCTCGAAGGGGCTCCTCGAGGTGCTCCTCGTGATCCACTACTACGAGGCGTGGCTCGCTTTCCTGGCGATCCTGATCTGGCACATGTACGCGACCGTCTTCAGCCCGCGCGTCTACCCGATGAACCCCTCCTGGCTGACCGGCTTCATGCCCGAGAGGATGTTCAAGGCCGAGCACGAGGCCGCGCACGCGGCGTCGAATGTGGAGGAACGCGAGTGGAGGCGGGCGCACGAGTCCGAGGAGAAGCCGGACTAGGGACCTCCGGGATCGACCCCACCGAGTCTGGCCAGCCGGGCGAGACGCTCGGGCTCCGACGCCGAGAGGCCGGGGTCCTTCGATAGAACTTCGTACGCCTTCGCGAACCACCGCTGCGCCTCACGTTCGCAGCCGAGCGTCGCGAAGCACTCGCCAAGCTCCTCGTACACGAAGCCGTCCGGCTCCCCGTCCGCCTCGCCTTCCCGCGCCAGCCGGAGCTGGATCTCGAGCCCCTCTTCGGAGCGTCCGAGCGACCGCAGGACCCGGGCGACCGACCACTCGGCGATCCGGATCTCGAGCGGCTGCCCCTGCTCCTTGCGCCACTCCAGGGCCTTCCGGAACAGGCGGAGCGCCTCCTCGTGGTCTCCCTTGTCGTGATGGGTCCAGCCGAGATTGTTGTAGAGGGAGCCGAGCCAGCGTCTGGCCCGCACGTCCTCGGACTTCTCGGCGAGATCGAGGGCGCGCCTGTTCCATGCCAGGGCGGTGTCGGGCGGGGTCACGATCGCGACCATGTGGGCGGCGTCGATCGCGAGGTTGCCGAGTCCCGAGCGGCGGGGCAGCGTCCACGCCTCGCGGAAGAAGGGATCGGCCTCGGATGGCTTCCCCTCGGAGTTTCGCACGCGCCCGCGTTCCAGGAGGTAGCGCACGCCGAGCTTGGGGCGGTCGTCCCGGAGGAATGGCTTCACCTGATCCAGCGTGCCGTCCGCCTCCTGGAATCGGCGCTGCAGTCCTTGCGCGCGCCAGAGCGCGATCACTGGAGCAACTCGAACCTGCCCTGGAAGAAACGAAGCTTCGCGGGCTCGTAGGCGAACTTGAGCCCCTTGATCTCTTTCCTGCGATCATAGACCCTCTTGACTCCCTCGGCGACCGCGGCCATGTGATCGTTCGTGTAGACCCGGCGCGGAATCGTCAGGCGCACGAGCTCCAGCGCGGGCCGGTAGTTCTCTCCCGTCTCGGGATTGCGGCCCTTGGAGACGTTCCCGCGCTCCATGGCGCGGACGCCGGTCTCGACGAAGATCTCCGCGG is a window from the Candidatus Eisenbacteria bacterium genome containing:
- a CDS encoding tetratricopeptide repeat protein; the encoded protein is MIALWRAQGLQRRFQEADGTLDQVKPFLRDDRPKLGVRYLLERGRVRNSEGKPSEADPFFREAWTLPRRSGLGNLAIDAAHMVAIVTPPDTALAWNRRALDLAEKSEDVRARRWLGSLYNNLGWTHHDKGDHEEALRLFRKALEWRKEQGQPLEIRIAEWSVARVLRSLGRSEEGLEIQLRLAREGEADGEPDGFVYEELGECFATLGCEREAQRWFAKAYEVLSKDPGLSASEPERLARLARLGGVDPGGP
- a CDS encoding tyrosine phenol-lyase, which gives rise to AEIFVETGVRAMERGNVSKGRNPETGENYRPALELVRLTIPRRVYTNDHMAAVAEGVKRVYDRRKEIKGLKFAYEPAKLRFFQGRFELLQ
- a CDS encoding cytochrome C; this translates as TFFVLPVLFLLGLALIPIGSWRYRRRVARGKEGAPLFPSYDLNLPSVRTRLMLLGVLTLTNMVVLGVASYKGIEHMDSVEFCGATCHPVMKPEYTVYQGSPHARVRCVDCHIGPGASWFVQSKLSGSRQVLVQLAGTWPRPVETPVENLRPSRETCEQCHWPEKFHGDRLFVRTHFQEDEANTALQTVMLLKVGGGQPESGFARGIHWHVQNAVYYRSDPEREHIPWVRVERLDGSVTEFTQGEIPDSIASRPPRRMDCVDCHNRPTHIFRMPARALDEAMGAGVLPRDLPYLRREGHAALTADYADEDAAREGIERRIRGFYQSEYPDLAASGDGRVEAAIRGVQAIWSRYVFPEMKVGWGTYPDHIGHQDFVGCFRCHDDAHVSNDGTVISQDCATCHILLAVEEETPAVLQTLFPGE